One segment of Eschrichtius robustus isolate mEscRob2 chromosome 3, mEscRob2.pri, whole genome shotgun sequence DNA contains the following:
- the ADAM15 gene encoding disintegrin and metalloproteinase domain-containing protein 15 isoform X2, with amino-acid sequence MRLALLWALGLLGAGSPLPSRPLPDIGGTEEKQARPERALNGSSELQILQDNLTLSLAEVLQTSLPEALRIKLELDGESHILELLQNRELVSGRPTLVWYQPDGTRVVSEGHTLENCCYKGRVQGHADSWVSVCTCSGLRGLVILSPERSYSLELGPGDLRGPPVISRLQDLLLPGHTCALSWPASVPTQAPPEHPLGQRHLLRWRRDVVTETKIVELVIVADHSEVQRYRDFQSLLNRTLEVALLLDTFFRPLNVRVALVGLEAWTQRDLIEISQHPGLTLDSFLRWRRTDLLPRLPHDSAQLLTATSFSGPMVGMAIQNSICSPEFSGGVNMDHSTSILGVASSIAHELGHSLGLGHDSPGNSCPCPGPAPAKSCIMEASTDFLPGLNFSNCSRQALEKALLGGMGSCLFEWLSGLPSMASVCGNMLVEPGEQCDCGFPDDCTDPCCDYFTCQLRPGAQCASDGLCCQNCQLRPAGWQCRSTRGDCDLPEFCPGDSSQCPPDVSLGDGEPCAGGQAVCMQGRCTSYAQQCQALWGPGAQPAAPLCLLTANTRGDAFGSCGRRPDGSYVSCAPRDAICGQLQCQGGRAQPLLGSARDLHWEMLEANGTQLKLNCSWVHLDLGNDVAQPLLTLPGTACGPGLVCINHQCQPVEILGTQECRSKCHGHGVCDSNRHCHCEEGWVPPDCTTHIRANSSLTTGLPLSLLLLLVLVLLGASYWHRARLRQRLCQLKGPSCQYRAAQSGPPERPGPPQRALLMPGAKSQGPTKPPPPRKPLPADPQGQRPSSDLPGPGAGIPPPVVPSRPAPPPPAVSSLYL; translated from the exons ATGCGGCTGGCGCTGCTCTGGGCCCTGGGGCTCCTGGGGGCGGGCAGCCCTCTGCCCTCCCGGCCGCTCCCAGATATAG GTGGCACTGAGGAGAAGCAGGCAAGGCCAGAGAGGGCCCTGAATGGGTCTTCGGAGCTCCAGATCCTTCAGGACAACCTCACGCTCAGCCTAGCAGAGGTGCTTCAG ACCAGTCTGCCTGAGGCTTTGCGGATCAAATTGGAATTGGATGGTGAGAGTCATATCCTGGAGCTGCTACAGAATAG GGAGCTAGTCTCAGGCCGCCCAACCCTGGTGTGGTACCAGCCTGATGGCACCCGGGTGGTCAGTGAGGGACACACTCTG GAGAACTGCTGCTACAAGGGAAGAGTGCAGGGCCATGCCGACTCCTGGGTCTCTGTCTGCACCTGCTCCGGGCTCAG GGGCTTGGTGATCCTGTCCCCAGAGAGAAGCTACTCCCTggagctggggcctggggacctTCGGGGTCCCCCTGTTATCTCCCGGCTCCAAGACCTCCTCCTTCCAGGCCACACTTGTGCCCTGAGCTGGCCTGCATCTGTGCCCACTCAGGCTCCACCAGAGCACCCCCTGGGACAGCGTCACCTTCTCCGG TGGAGGCGGGACGTGGTGACAGAGACCAAGATTGTTGAGCTGGTGATTGTGGCTGACCATTCCGAG GTCCAGAGGTACCGGGACTTCCAGAGCCTGCTGAACCGCACCCTGGAAGTGGCCCTCCTCCTGGACACA TTCTTCAGGCCTCTGAATGTCCGGGTGGCGCTAGTGGGCCTGGAGGCCTGGACCCAGCGTGACCTGATAGAGATAAGCCAGCACCCAGGTCTCACACTAGACAGCTTCCTCCGCTGGCGCCGGACAGACCTGCTGCCTCGGTTGCCCCACGACAGTGCCCAGCTGCTGAC TGCCACTTCATTCTCTGGGCCCATGGTGGGCATGGCCATTCAGAACTCCATCTGTTCTCCTGAATTCTCAGGAGGTGTGAACATG GACCACTCCACAAGCATCCTGGGAGTTGCCTCCTCAATAGCCCACGAGTTGGGCCACAGCCTAGGCCTGGGCCATGACTCACCTGGGAACAGCTGCCCCTGTCCAGGTCCAGCCCCAGCCAAGAGCTGCATCATGGAGGCCTCGACAGA CTTCCTGCCAGGCCTGAACTTCAGCAACTGCAGCCGACAGGCCCTGGAAAAAGCCCTCCTGGGTGGAATGGGCAGCTGCCTCTTTGAATGGCTCTCCGGTCTGCCCTCGATGGCCAGTGTCTGCGGAAATATGTTGGTGGAGCCCGGCGAGCAGTGTGACTGTGGCTTCCCCGAT GACTGCACTGATCCTTGCTGTGATTACTTCACCTGCCAGCTGAGGCCAGGGGCACAGTGCGCGTCCGATGGACTCTGTTGTCAAAATTGCCAG CTGCGCCCGGCTGGCTGGCAGTGCCGCTCTACCAGAGGTGACTGTGACTTGCCCGAGTTCTGCCCAGGAGACAGCTCCCAGTGCCCCCCTGATGTCAGCCTGGGGGACGGTGAGCCGTGTGCTGGTGGACAGGCTGTGTGCATGCAAGGACGCTGTACCTCCTATGCCCAGCAGTGCCAGGCTCTCTGGGGGCCCGGGGCCCAGCCCGCCGCGCCACTTTGCCTCCTTACTGCCAACACTCGGGGGGACGCCTTTGGGAGCTGTGGGCGCAGGCCTGATGGCAGCTATGTGTCCTGTGCCCCTAG AGATGCCATTTGTGGGCAGCTCCAGTGCCAGGGAGGGAGGGCCCAGCCTCTGCTGGGCTCAGCCCGGGATCTTCACTGGGAGATGCTGGAAGCCAACGGGACCCAGCTGAAATTGAACTGCAGCTGGGTACACCTGGACCTGGGCAACGACGTGGCCCAGCCCCTGCTGACTCTGCCTGGCACAGCCTGTGGCCCCGGCCTG GTGTGCATCAACCATCAATGCCAACCGGTGGAGATCCTGGGAACACAGGAATGTCGAAGCAAATGCCATGGGCATGGG GTCTGCGACAGCAACAGACACTGCCACTGTGAGGAGGGTTGGGTGCCCCCAGACTGCACCACCCACATCAGAG caaacagctcCCTGACCACAGGGCTGCCCCTCAGCCTCCTGTTGTTGCTGGTCCTGGTGCTGCTTGGTGCCAGCTACTGGCACCGTGCCCGCCTGCGCCAGCGACTCTGCCAGCTTAAGGGACCCAGCTGCCAATACAG GGCAGCCCAGTCTGGTCCGCCCGAACGTCCAGGACCCCCGCAGAGGGCTCTGCTGATGCCAGGTGCCAAG tctcaggGGCCCACCAAGCCCCCACCCCCGAGAAAACCACTGCCTGCTGACCCTCAGGGCCAGCGCCCTTCGTCTGACCTGCCTGGCCCTGGAGCTGGAATCCCGCCCCCAGTGGTACCCTCCAG GCCTGCGCCGCCGCCCCCAGCAGTGTCCTCGCTCTACCTCTGA
- the ADAM15 gene encoding disintegrin and metalloproteinase domain-containing protein 15 isoform X1, whose amino-acid sequence MRLALLWALGLLGAGSPLPSRPLPDIGGTEEKQARPERALNGSSELQILQDNLTLSLAEVLQTSLPEALRIKLELDGESHILELLQNRELVSGRPTLVWYQPDGTRVVSEGHTLENCCYKGRVQGHADSWVSVCTCSGLRGLVILSPERSYSLELGPGDLRGPPVISRLQDLLLPGHTCALSWPASVPTQAPPEHPLGQRHLLRWRRDVVTETKIVELVIVADHSEVQRYRDFQSLLNRTLEVALLLDTFFRPLNVRVALVGLEAWTQRDLIEISQHPGLTLDSFLRWRRTDLLPRLPHDSAQLLTATSFSGPMVGMAIQNSICSPEFSGGVNMDHSTSILGVASSIAHELGHSLGLGHDSPGNSCPCPGPAPAKSCIMEASTDFLPGLNFSNCSRQALEKALLGGMGSCLFEWLSGLPSMASVCGNMLVEPGEQCDCGFPDDCTDPCCDYFTCQLRPGAQCASDGLCCQNCQLRPAGWQCRSTRGDCDLPEFCPGDSSQCPPDVSLGDGEPCAGGQAVCMQGRCTSYAQQCQALWGPGAQPAAPLCLLTANTRGDAFGSCGRRPDGSYVSCAPRDAICGQLQCQGGRAQPLLGSARDLHWEMLEANGTQLKLNCSWVHLDLGNDVAQPLLTLPGTACGPGLVCINHQCQPVEILGTQECRSKCHGHGVCDSNRHCHCEEGWVPPDCTTHIRANSSLTTGLPLSLLLLLVLVLLGASYWHRARLRQRLCQLKGPSCQYRAAQSGPPERPGPPQRALLMPGAKAELADRPNPPNRPLPADPVVRYPKSQGPTKPPPPRKPLPADPQGQRPSSDLPGPGAGIPPPVVPSRPAPPPPAVSSLYL is encoded by the exons ATGCGGCTGGCGCTGCTCTGGGCCCTGGGGCTCCTGGGGGCGGGCAGCCCTCTGCCCTCCCGGCCGCTCCCAGATATAG GTGGCACTGAGGAGAAGCAGGCAAGGCCAGAGAGGGCCCTGAATGGGTCTTCGGAGCTCCAGATCCTTCAGGACAACCTCACGCTCAGCCTAGCAGAGGTGCTTCAG ACCAGTCTGCCTGAGGCTTTGCGGATCAAATTGGAATTGGATGGTGAGAGTCATATCCTGGAGCTGCTACAGAATAG GGAGCTAGTCTCAGGCCGCCCAACCCTGGTGTGGTACCAGCCTGATGGCACCCGGGTGGTCAGTGAGGGACACACTCTG GAGAACTGCTGCTACAAGGGAAGAGTGCAGGGCCATGCCGACTCCTGGGTCTCTGTCTGCACCTGCTCCGGGCTCAG GGGCTTGGTGATCCTGTCCCCAGAGAGAAGCTACTCCCTggagctggggcctggggacctTCGGGGTCCCCCTGTTATCTCCCGGCTCCAAGACCTCCTCCTTCCAGGCCACACTTGTGCCCTGAGCTGGCCTGCATCTGTGCCCACTCAGGCTCCACCAGAGCACCCCCTGGGACAGCGTCACCTTCTCCGG TGGAGGCGGGACGTGGTGACAGAGACCAAGATTGTTGAGCTGGTGATTGTGGCTGACCATTCCGAG GTCCAGAGGTACCGGGACTTCCAGAGCCTGCTGAACCGCACCCTGGAAGTGGCCCTCCTCCTGGACACA TTCTTCAGGCCTCTGAATGTCCGGGTGGCGCTAGTGGGCCTGGAGGCCTGGACCCAGCGTGACCTGATAGAGATAAGCCAGCACCCAGGTCTCACACTAGACAGCTTCCTCCGCTGGCGCCGGACAGACCTGCTGCCTCGGTTGCCCCACGACAGTGCCCAGCTGCTGAC TGCCACTTCATTCTCTGGGCCCATGGTGGGCATGGCCATTCAGAACTCCATCTGTTCTCCTGAATTCTCAGGAGGTGTGAACATG GACCACTCCACAAGCATCCTGGGAGTTGCCTCCTCAATAGCCCACGAGTTGGGCCACAGCCTAGGCCTGGGCCATGACTCACCTGGGAACAGCTGCCCCTGTCCAGGTCCAGCCCCAGCCAAGAGCTGCATCATGGAGGCCTCGACAGA CTTCCTGCCAGGCCTGAACTTCAGCAACTGCAGCCGACAGGCCCTGGAAAAAGCCCTCCTGGGTGGAATGGGCAGCTGCCTCTTTGAATGGCTCTCCGGTCTGCCCTCGATGGCCAGTGTCTGCGGAAATATGTTGGTGGAGCCCGGCGAGCAGTGTGACTGTGGCTTCCCCGAT GACTGCACTGATCCTTGCTGTGATTACTTCACCTGCCAGCTGAGGCCAGGGGCACAGTGCGCGTCCGATGGACTCTGTTGTCAAAATTGCCAG CTGCGCCCGGCTGGCTGGCAGTGCCGCTCTACCAGAGGTGACTGTGACTTGCCCGAGTTCTGCCCAGGAGACAGCTCCCAGTGCCCCCCTGATGTCAGCCTGGGGGACGGTGAGCCGTGTGCTGGTGGACAGGCTGTGTGCATGCAAGGACGCTGTACCTCCTATGCCCAGCAGTGCCAGGCTCTCTGGGGGCCCGGGGCCCAGCCCGCCGCGCCACTTTGCCTCCTTACTGCCAACACTCGGGGGGACGCCTTTGGGAGCTGTGGGCGCAGGCCTGATGGCAGCTATGTGTCCTGTGCCCCTAG AGATGCCATTTGTGGGCAGCTCCAGTGCCAGGGAGGGAGGGCCCAGCCTCTGCTGGGCTCAGCCCGGGATCTTCACTGGGAGATGCTGGAAGCCAACGGGACCCAGCTGAAATTGAACTGCAGCTGGGTACACCTGGACCTGGGCAACGACGTGGCCCAGCCCCTGCTGACTCTGCCTGGCACAGCCTGTGGCCCCGGCCTG GTGTGCATCAACCATCAATGCCAACCGGTGGAGATCCTGGGAACACAGGAATGTCGAAGCAAATGCCATGGGCATGGG GTCTGCGACAGCAACAGACACTGCCACTGTGAGGAGGGTTGGGTGCCCCCAGACTGCACCACCCACATCAGAG caaacagctcCCTGACCACAGGGCTGCCCCTCAGCCTCCTGTTGTTGCTGGTCCTGGTGCTGCTTGGTGCCAGCTACTGGCACCGTGCCCGCCTGCGCCAGCGACTCTGCCAGCTTAAGGGACCCAGCTGCCAATACAG GGCAGCCCAGTCTGGTCCGCCCGAACGTCCAGGACCCCCGCAGAGGGCTCTGCTGATGCCAGGTGCCAAG GCTGAGCTGGCTGACCGACCCAATCCCCCCAACCGCCCTCTGCCCGCTGACCCGGTGGTGAGGTACCCGAAG tctcaggGGCCCACCAAGCCCCCACCCCCGAGAAAACCACTGCCTGCTGACCCTCAGGGCCAGCGCCCTTCGTCTGACCTGCCTGGCCCTGGAGCTGGAATCCCGCCCCCAGTGGTACCCTCCAG GCCTGCGCCGCCGCCCCCAGCAGTGTCCTCGCTCTACCTCTGA